Part of the bacterium Unc6 genome is shown below.
AGCATATACAAATCTAAATAGGCAGAACTTGCCACTCTGGGTATAGAACGCTTACCCGTGCTGTGCATACTCCCGACATTTCGAAGACCGTCTATATCACTTACGCCTCTTGGCATTCTTCACCTCCAAATATTAAGAGTATCGAAATTGAATTGACATTGATTAAAAAATCTCCTCTCACCCCTCTTTTACAAAGAGGGGAATTCCTCCCTTTGGCAAAGGGAGGTTAGGAGGGATTTTATAAATACGGTCGTTATTATTTCGAGACAGTTAATCACCAAGATTCCTCGCGGAGTTTATCCTGAGCCCTCCCCTGAGATTCTTCGTCCCGAAAAGTCGGGACTCAGAATGACAGAAGGCGAAGGACTCGGAATGACACTTCGTGTCACCTTGCGGCTCTTCTTCCTGTAATAAGAACGCTTTTTTAGCACTCGCCCCCACAATCTTCAGCTCAACCAGCTGGCCTTCTTTAAGCTCTACTTCTCGCTGAATATTGCCGGGAAGTTTTATTTTCCCATCTTTATCCACCCTGGAAAATGCCCGCATAAGAGTCATTTGATCATCCTCCTTCAATGATTAACTAGATTTTTCAACCAACTCTTTTACAATCTCTTTAACCCTGGACTGATTTGTCTTTGAGCCAACCCTGCTCGTCTCAGAAGCCAATATATCCTGGCACATCTGCATAAATGCACCATTAGATTTGGCAGGGGTAATATTTTGAACCTTAAGGGTCTTTGCAATCATAATGCAACCCCGAATGGTTGGGGCAAACTCACACTTTCCAGATTCCCTCAAACCCCGGACAATATTTACTATCATCTCAGCATGTCTTTTAGAGAGTTTGGATTTTGCCCGCGTGATAGCCATTTCCGTATCATAGTCAAAGTGGTCTAAATCCATTGTTATCATCCTATCTCTTAAAGCGTCCTGGCTTCTGTGGACACCGGCATATTCCTCAGGGTTAGAGGTGAAGATAGCGGTGAAATTTGGATCAACTCTCAGATATGGTTCCTCGCCGCCTCTTCCCACTGGCAAATCCATCATCTTCTCCTGTAAGATAGAAAGAAGGATGTTATTTGCCTCTGGACGTGAGCGAGTAAATTCATCATAGATAAGAGTAAATCCATACTTACAGGCAATGGTCAGGCGATTATCAACCCAGCGTTTCACCATGTCCTCTTCTGTCTTCAAAACTCTGGAGACAAAACGGTCTATAACTTTTCTAATCCTGTAGCCGTATTCACCACCGACAAGGTCAGAGGTTGTAAACTCTTCATCGCCATGAATCATTACCACCGGTCTTTTAATCTTACTGGCTATGTGCATAGCCAACGTCGTCTTGCCAGTCCCGGAAACCCCTCTGAAATGGACTGGGAAATCAGCCTTGATATAGGAAAGGGCTCTGTTTGTAATATCCTTTATATAAGGAGTCTCCACAAAGTCTGGCAGAGGACTTGGCTCCAATACTGTAGTCATCTCATCAATCACCTTCTTTTCTTTCTTCTCAAAGTTTTCTCTTGCAGAATTGAATCTATCCATCGGTAACCATTCCTTTGCCATTGCAGACTGTGCAGGTAACTCGGGCATTATGAGGATAAATGCCGGTGCCCTGGCAAAAAGCGCACTTGATCGCCGGCTCTATTACCTCAACCTTACCTGTGCCTCTGCAGACCTGACAGGTGGCAAGTTCAGAGAGTAAATCAAAGGGGTCTTTGCCTGTGCCTTTACAAAAGACACATTTTATCGCAATCTTGCTCATATTCTTACCCCTCTACTTTTTCTTTTTTTTCTTTTTTTTCTCCTTAACTGCCTCTTCAACTGTAGTTACTTCTGCACCATATTCAACAACCGGCTTACCTCTTCTCTTTGCCATGGTAGCAGTTAGAGCTTGCCAATTAGAAGCCATCTTTTCTTTTTCGGCGACCATCTTTTCTCGTTCATCTGCAAAACCACCTAATAATTTCTTGGTTTCACTGACAACACCTGCTACATACTTAACTAACTCTTTCTTGAGTTCCTCGCTCATATCAGCATGGGCATCAGAGAATTCTCTAAGTTTATCAGCAACATAGGTTTCAATCTCTTTTACTTCCTTAGCAAGTTTATCCTTAAGTTCTTTTGACATCTTGCTACGGTCCTTCTGAAAACCATTTAACATTGAACTTACATCGTTAGTCAAATTCACAGCGAAATCTGCCAAGTTCTTTGCTTGCTCTTTGCTCATTTTTCCCCTATCAACTGCAAAGCTTTTAAGTGTCTTCTGGACATCACTAACTAATTCTCCTATCGCCCTTACCCGGCCATCATAAGAGGCAACAATATCCTCACCTAATTTTTTGATATCATCTGCTATTCCCATTTTGCATTCCTCCTTTCAAATTTTAATCAAACACATTAAATAAAAATTTTTATTTTCGCTCAACTAAGTCCTTAAATCAAACCTTGGCAACTTCTTCTTTCTCTCTGACCTTCACCCCCCTTCCACTTTTTTTTCAGCCATAATAGCTGCCAATCTATTCCACTTAAGAAGCCCATCTTGGCGTTCTTTTCTAGATTCATCCGGGCTTGTTTTAACTTCTCTTGTTTTAACTTCTTTTGCCCGCTCAATCTGTTTTGACCGAATATCTTTTAGCATCGCTTTAAATTCCCTAATCCGTATGGCTTCTCCTTTATCTAAAAGGCTGCGCAGTGATTCGGCCATCTCTCTATATTCTGTTTGAAATTCCTTTAACATTACACTTACTTCACTCTCTCTGGCTTTTTGCCTGGCCTGAATATCCTCAAGCATCTTTTTAAAATCACTTATTCTTACCTTTTCTTCGCCCTCTGTCAGATTCCTCTTAATAACTTGCGCTATCTCTTTCTGTTCTTCAAAAAAAGTCTTTAATAAATTTCTTACCTGTCTTTCTTTTTCATCCTGATGGTAAAGGATATCTTTCATCATATTATCAAAATCTTTTTTTCTTAAAGACCCTCCTCTGGCAAGAGTTTCTTTGAGATGCTCACTCATTTCATTTTTTTTGTTCTTAAAATCCTCTAGGAGCTGGTGGGTACTATCTATGATCATGGCCACTGTAGAGATTCTAGATTGATAAGAAGAAACGATTTCCTGAGCAACTCTTTTCAACTCTTCGGCAATTTCCATAATCTTACTCCCCCATAACCTTTTAATTTTTCTAAAGCAAGGAAAGGAATTACTTGGCGAACCATGCTTTTCAAGGATGACTCGGCAAGAACCCCTTTTTCGGCCTTATCCTTATCTTAGGCGGCTGTTGCAGTCAATCCAATCGCTTCAGCATACTTCAGGTAAGTCTCAACTGATGCGACAACTACTCTTGCCTCAATCGCAAGTAATTCAATACCCACTAAAGAGACTCTTACCCAAGCGTCAACAACCACGCCCTTGTCCAGGATTCGGTCAACAACCTCTACCAAACTACTGGAACCAATCGCTTTTTCTACTGCCATGATTTTCACCCCCTTTCGTTTTTAGATTCCGCTTTTACACGGGTGAGGAGCGGTAAACCTCAAAAATCCATTCCTTTGCCGCCAGCTATTTACTATTGGGCGGAATCCCGCTATTCGCGGGAAAAAAGCTTATTCAAAAACTTCTCTGCTTTTTCTTTTGCTCCCAATCCGAAGGAAAGAGCGAGGATCAACACTAATCCGGCTAAGATGATATCCTTAGGAGCCATTTGCGTTGTAGCTATTTTTTCATCTTTTGGACAAAATTTTCAACTTCTCAATTTTGCCAATCTATTTGATACCCTATCTCGTCTGTGGAAATCTATCTTTTAGTCGCTTTTTGATAATTTTTCTGACACACCCCTCCTGTCCCCACTTCTTTAGTCGGTTCTTGCCCGCTGGCATGGACGCTCACCTACTGGATTAAACATAACGGCTGTCTCTCTAAAATCCTCAATGAGCCGCCTCAAACTATCGGCGAATGCAAACAGGCTATTGTTTCACTTCCTTCAAAACAACAAAAATAAATCAAAATATAAAAAAATAAACCCAGAGCTGTTTGTTGCTTCCCTATAATGCAACAACTCTGGGTTTTATATTCTAACACCTTATTGTTTCCAAAAATGTCAGTAAGGTCGGTTGTATTTGTTTGTTTGTTTGTTTGTTTGTTTGTTTGTTGTACGCGACATTTTAGCCTCCGTCCTGCTTGCGTGCAACGCACAGGCAGATAAGTCCTGTGAATATTAGTATATTATATATAAATTGAATTTTGTCAAGTGTTTTTTTTGAAAAAAAATTAAATCTTTTTCAGTCCCCTGTACTGTCTTATAAGGTTGATAGGATCTATATATGAAAATATTTCTATAAACATCCGAGCTTCTTTTTCTAATCCTTTTACCAGACCAAACTTATGAATTTTAAGTGTATTCTTACCTGAACAGTATGTCCATAAAACTTTTTTATTATACTTCTGCATAAACCTGTTTATTGCAAATTCAATCTGATACCCCCGCACGGGATATTTAAAAACATTTTTCAAATCAGCCCTTTTGATGATTCTTAAACCCGAGATTAAAATATCAAACCCCGTGATTTTGAAAAAGAAAGGAGAATGTGATTTCCTTAATATTAACATATCTATATTGCTATTTTGAAATGTGTTTATGGCATTTTCAATGTCTTCGACATTCACGCCTTCTATATCCGCATCTAAAAGAAGTATATGCTCCGCACTTGCCCGGTTTAATCCCTCCCTTATTGCACCTGCCTTACCTATATTATTTTTATTTTTAACTAATGTTATTAAAGGAAATCTGTTTTTTATTTCCTGATATGTAAAATTTACGGAGCCATCATCTACACAGATTATCTGCAACAGGCTTTTGACCTTTTGCAGCTTTTCCAATATGTCCAAAAGCGTCCTGCCTTCGTTATAGAAAGGTATTATGCAAGAAGTTTCTTTAAAATATTTTCCCATTTGCTTTCCCTTGCCCTTGATAAGGCATTTGCGGCAAGCCGGCTTCTTAGGTGTTCATCTTTATAGATTTTACGCATAGCCTGTGCAATCTCTTCTGAGTTTTTGGCATCAACTATAAGTCCGGAATTATGGCTTGTTACGATATCTACAGGTCCACCCTTGTTAGAGACAATTGCAGGAAGACCGCTTGAGTGCGCCTCTAAAACTGCATTACCGAATGTATCTGTCATACTGGGGAAAACAAACACATCCGAGCTTGCATACGCCGCAGAAAGTTCCTCTCCTTTTAAATAGCCCGTAAATATAATATCGGGAAGGTTAAATCTTGCTTTTAATGTGCCAAGAAGAGGCCCGTCTCCCACTATGATAAGATGAATATCGTGCAGGTCTTTTTCAATATCCGTAAACGCATGCAAAAGATTTTCAATATTTTTCTCAGTAGATACCCTTCCTACATAAATAAATTTAAAACCGCCGTTTATTCCATACCTTCCCCAGAATTTAGCATCTCTTTTTTGTGGCGTGAACCTGCTGGTGTCCACCCCCCTTTCAAGTATATCCAATTTTGCCTTTTCAAACCCTTTTTCGACAAGAAGGTCAAAATAAAATCTACTCGGCACAAATATTTTTTTCATATATCCGTAAAACCACAGCATATACTTCCATGCTAATCCTTCCATATGGTCATCATCGGTAAGATGGTGGACATATTGAGGAAAATCAGTGTGGTATATCCCTTTCAAATCTATGTTCAGTAGATGCCCTGCAAGCAGACCTACAAGTCCCACGGGTCCCGGGGTAGAGACAATGATTTCGTCAAATCCCTGCTTTTCCACAAATTCAAGCATCGTCAAAAACGGCGGAAAAACTATTTTTTGCGATTCATATTCCGGAAGATTGAACACGCCGACAGGTTCAAAATTATATAGAGGGAAATCCGCCTCAGGCTTTTCGGAAAGTGATGTGCATACGGTTATCTGCCCATCCTTTCCCGCAAGATTGGCAAGCGTGGAAATAGTGCGCGAAACACCGTTAACATCGTCTAATGTATCGGTGAACCATACCTTCTTGCCTTTATTGGCCTTTTTTCCGTCGGGGAGGTTGAAATGATTTTCAAAAGATTTTAATAATTTATTATCCTTGTGTTGCGCAAAAAATGCGGTTATATATGGCGCAAACCCAAGAGCAACGGGACCTATGGATGAAAGAGATTGAATGCTTTCGACAAGCCTTCCCTTTTCAATGTTTTCGATAAAATGCCGCGTAAAGGCAAAACCTAAATTATGTCCTATTGACGATGCAATATGAAAATGATATTGATCCTTGTCCTCCGTCGGAGCAAAACCTGTTTTTTTGGGTGATGCAAACCCGTCAACCAGTATTTTTTCTATATCCGTAAGGTTCCTTTTTTTCCTTGATGTAAAAAATCTTACCACCGGTTGAGGAATATAGAATTTAGATG
Proteins encoded:
- a CDS encoding gas vesicle protein GvpN, which translates into the protein MTTVLEPSPLPDFVETPYIKDITNRALSYIKADFPVHFRGVSGTGKTTLAMHIASKIKRPVVMIHGDEEFTTSDLVGGEYGYRIRKVIDRFVSRVLKTEEDMVKRWVDNRLTIACKYGFTLIYDEFTRSRPEANNILLSILQEKMMDLPVGRGGEEPYLRVDPNFTAIFTSNPEEYAGVHRSQDALRDRMITMDLDHFDYDTEMAITRAKSKLSKRHAEMIVNIVRGLRESGKCEFAPTIRGCIMIAKTLKVQNITPAKSNGAFMQMCQDILASETSRVGSKTNQSRVKEIVKELVEKSS
- a CDS encoding gas vesicle synthesis protein GvpA (involved in formation of gas vesicle which are protein structures that contain gas involved in buoyancy; part of an operon of other gas vesicle synthesis proteins), whose translation is MAVEKAIGSSSLVEVVDRILDKGVVVDAWVRVSLVGIELLAIEARVVVASVETYLKYAEAIGLTATAA